In the genome of Terriglobia bacterium, the window ACAAGCTCAAAATTCTCAGTTCGTTCAGCGTCCCCATTGCCACTCTGGCGGTTCTGCTGTCGACCATCCTGCCAACAGACCCGGAGCGGACGCTTCCGCCGGCGCTTCAAAGCGTCTGGCTCTACATCCATGTCACCTTTGCCATCTTCAGTTATGTGGCCTGTGCCATTGCGTTTGTGGCGTCGATTCTCTACCTCGTGAAGGACCGCGTGAAGCTGGAAACCTTCGGCATGATCACACAGGCGCTCACGGTCAGCACCATCGTGGGCATTGACTGGCTTGGAAATGCGGACACGGCCCACCGCCATTTCAACATTCTGCTGCGGGGGGAGTTCTTCCTCGGCCTTCTTTACAAGGGCCGTGACATTGCCATCCCCGAGATGGAGAAGACTTACCTGGTGGCCTCACTGCCCTTCGCCGGCAATGTTTTGCGCGTCTCCCTGCTGATAGCCTTCATTGGACTGGTTCTGTACCTGGTAAAAGCTTCCTCGAAAACGCTGATTCGGGTGACCCAGCTGGGATTTCTCGCACAGGTGGCATCGGTGGTCGCCATCCTGGCCACCACCCTCAGCAGCTCGACGCAGCAGATGATCGACAGGATTCCAGGACAAGTCCTGGGCCAGTTCGATGCTGCGGCCCTGGCAAAGGTGGCCACGGTCAGCATCAAGTCCAATCCATTCACCTTTGCGGGACTCCTCGTGGCGCTGGTGACCACGCTGTTGTTTCTTATCCTCAATTCACGTCATGAGGCCATCGTTTCTTCGCTCCCCGAAGGCAAGCTGCTCGACGAGGTCAATTACAAGGTCGTCACGATCGCGTTTCCTTTGCTCACCCTGATGATTGCCACGGGGGCCTTCTGGGCGAATCGCACGTGGGGTTCCTACTGGAACTGGGATCCCAAGGAGGTGGGGGCCCTGATCACCTGGCTGGTCTATGCGGCCTACCTGCACATGCGCATCGTTCGCGGCTGGGCCGGCCGGCGCGCCGCCTATTTCGCCATCATCGGTTTTGTGTTTGTCCTGTTCACGTTTATTGGAATCAGTTATCTGCTCCCGGGCCTCCATGCGTATGCATGAGCGCGGTACCCCAAACCGGAAATCACCCCGGGCCGGAGAGCGCATCAAGCTTCATCCTCTCGCGGGATGAGGGTAGTCCAGTTCATCACATCACAGATCAAGGAGATGTTTCTCATGAAACTCGTAAAAATGCTCATCCTCTTCTTCGCTGCCGTGACGCTTTCCTTCACCCTGCTGTATGCCAAGGCCGAATACATGAAGAAAGAGGGGAAGCCTTGCAGTTACTGCCACTTGAAAGACAACAAGACGTTGAATGACGTGGGCAAGTGTTATGCAAAGAATCACAAGCTCTCAGATTGCAAGTCCCTGGAAGCCAAGTAGGCGAAGGGCATTGATCGGACAAGCTGCCATCAGGGTCACCGGCCTGAACGCAGTTCGCAGGGGATGGATTTCTGCGCAACGTGTTCGGGCGGAAGTGTTTTTGCGGAACGCAACGGTCTCCGAAGGGTGAGACAAAATGGACGGGATCAGAGAAAAGAAAGTCGTTGCCCTGACCTCTCTTGTGGCCGCCGTTTTACTCACCCTGTTCAAAACCCTTGTGGGTGTGGCGACTGGAAGCCTCGGAATCCTGTCCGAAGCGGCACACTCCGGCCTCGATTTCACTGCGGCGCTGATGACCTACTTCGCGGTTTCGATTTCAGGCAAGCCTGCCGACGATTCCCACCACTATGGACACGGGAAATTTGAAAGCTTTTCAGCCCTCTTCGAAGTGCTCCTGCTGCTGCTCACCTGCGGCTGGATCATTTACAAGGCCGCTTATCGTCTGGCGGGACACCGTGTGGAAGTGGAAGTCAATGTCTGGAGCTTTGCCGTCATGGGCATCGCGATCGTGGTGGACATCACCCGCTCGAAGGCCTTGATGCGGGTGGCCCGACGGTATGGAAGTCAGGCCCTGGAAGCCGACGCGTTGCACTTCCAGAGTGATATATACAGCTCGCTCGTCGTCATTTTCGGACTCATTTTTACAAAGGCTGGCTTCCCGGTCGGCGATCCACTGGCGGCACTGGGTGTTTCCATCCTCGTCATGATCGCCTCCGTCAGATTGGCAATGCGGTCCAGCCAGGTATTGTTGGATCGGGCCCCCTCCGGGGTTGAGGATCATATCCGCGAGATCCTCAGTTCGCTGCCCCAGGTCGTGGAAATTCGAAAAATACGGGTGCGCGATGCAGGAACGCAAATGTTTGTTGACGTCACGATTGCGGTTAATGGCGATATGTCACTGGACGAATCACACGCCGTCGCAGATGAATCGGAACGCCAGATCGCCGCGGTGATCTCCAACGTGGATGTGACGGTCCATATCGAGCCCGCGCCTCATGCACCGGCTCTGAATGAACGACCTTGAAATGGAATGGCTGAAAGAGGCTTTCACCCGGCGGCCACTCTTCCGGGTTGATCCCCGCTCAAGAATTCCGGCTACTCTTAGCCCATTGGATCTGACCATGAATATTCGTACCTTAAGTTTACGGCGCCTGCAATCCTTCTGCTTCCTCATTCCTCTGTCTTCCCTTTTGCTGTTGCTTTTTTCTTCGGCGGCTTGGGGCGCGGTCAAGAATTCCGAATGCCTGAGCTGTCACGCGATGGAGGGGTTCCAATCTCCCGGTGGTAAGAACCTGTTTGTCAATCAGAAACTCTTTGAAAAGAGCGTCCACTCCTTCCTGAATTGCACGGATTGCCACTCCGATGTTTCAAAGACACCGCATCCATCTCAGTTGGCCAAAGTGAACTGCGGCTCCTGCCACGAGGAACAACAGAAGAAATTTGAGATGTCGATTCATGCCGGAAAAATCATCCACAACCCTGCGGACGGTGGGAACGGAAGAAAGGCTTTCACGTGCGCGGACTGCCATAGCCCTCATACAATCCTGCCCAAGACTGATCTGGCCTCCGCCACACACCACACCAACGTGCCCGCCCTGTGTGGCACCTGCCACCAGAATCTGCAGTTTGTGATCGAATCTCCCATGGCGGAAACCTCCAAGCCCTTTTTTGCCTACCGGGAAAGCATCCACGGTAAATCGGTGGCGGCGGGATCGGAAAGGGCTGCCGTCTGTTCCGACTGCCATAACGCACACGATATCTTGCCCCCCAACAACCCGAAATCCACGATATTCAAGACCAACACCCCCGAAACCTGCAGAAAGTGCCACGGGAACATTTACAACGAGTACAGCGATTCCGTGCACGGAAGAGCGGTGAAGCGGGGTGTTTTCAGCGCCCCGGTTTGTGTGGACTGCCACGGCATCCACTCCATCAAATCCCACATTGATCCGAGCTCGAACGTGGCGGCTCAGGTCATCTCGCGTTCCACCTGCGGTCAGTGCCATTCAGGAGAAAAGCTCTCCGCTGAATTTGGCGTGCCGGAGAAACGTGTTTCCTCTTATTTCGCCAGCTATCACGGGCTGGAGAGCCGGGTGGGGTCGGTTGAAACGGCCAACTGTGCAAGCTGTCACGGCGTGCATCACATCCTTCCGTCCAGCGACCCGCGGTCCACGGTGAACAAGGCCAACCTGGCGCAAACCTGCGGTCAGTGCCATCCCGGGGCCAGCGAGAATTTTGCCAAGGGTCGCATCCATCTGCTGAAAGGAGATGGGGATGCTGCAGGCGGACGGATCATCACCGCCGTCACACAGTTTTACGTGTGGCTGATCTTCCTCGTGGTGGGGGGGATGATCATTCACAATGCGATTGATTATTTCGCCCGGGCGCGCCTGCGCTTGCGGGAGGATCTGCTGCATGGAAAGGCCACCATCGAACGCATTCATTTGAGCGGCCGTATTCAACACGGGGTCATGTTGACGAGCTTCATCCTGCTGGTCATCACCGGATTTGCCCTGAAATTCCCAGACGCCCAGTGGGTGCACTCCGTTTTCCTCGGAAACGCCGCTGTCCGCGGCGTGGTCCACCGGATGGCCGCTGTGATATTCATTGGCCTCGCCCTCTTCCACCTTTACTTCATCCTTCTGACGACCCGGGGCCGGCAGGAATTGAAGGCCTGGCTTCCCCGGCTTCAGGACGTCCGCGACCTGCCCCAAATGATCAGCTACAACCTGGGACTTACAGAGGAACACCCGCGGTTCGATCGCTTCAGCTACGTGGAAAAGATGGAGTATTGGGCGCTGGTGTGGGGGACCCTCATCATGGTGGCGACCGGACTCGCCCTCTGGGCGAAAACCTTCGCTCTGAATTACATCCCCAAATGGGGTCTGGATGTCTTTGAAGTTGTTCATTACTACGAGGCCTGGCTGGCCACGCTCGCCATCATCGTCTGGCACCTCTATATGGTCCTGATGCGACCGGGCTCGTACTCGTCGAGCTGGATGTGGCTGACCGGAAAGATTACCCGCGAAGAAATGATCGAGGAACATCCCCTGGAATGGGAACGGATGGAGCGCGAAGCAAGGTCAGCCGGAAAAGCTGAAAAGGAGGAGGCACCGGAGATCCCTCAACCTGCCCGTTCGACATGACACCGGCAAGTTGCGCATCAAGAAGAACCCGGACCTTATCCCCGGCGCCTCCTTGGATGAGGCAAGTCGCCCGCTAGTCGGGCCGCCCGGGCCGCTGCACCCGCGGGGGAGCGGGAACGCCAGCACGACCTTCTGACCCAGAGCGAGGAGATTTCGAAAAGAAATTATGCAATCCCGGAAAAGACAACGACAAAGCATGCTGGTGCTGGTGATCTTTCTGCTCGCCGTCTTTCTCGTCGTGTCCTACCGGTTTTACAAGGAAACCGAAATCAAGGTGGCGGCCCAGTCGGGCGTTCAACAATGGTTGATTGCAGAAACGGCCGCGGCCGGGGTGGAAGGATATTTTGACACCATCTACAAGCGCCTGGAAAAGGAATCCACCCTCCTGTCCACCCGGCCTGCGAACCAGCCGATTGCAGAGCATTCGCTCGACGCCCTCTATCTCGACTTGTCCTACCGGATTGCGGGAGTCTACCTGCTGAACGACAAGTTCCAGATTGAAGTCTTCCGCTCCAACGATCCCCAACTACGCAATTTCGTCCCGCAGATTACGGGACCCTTGATGACCGCCCTGCTGCGGGGAGAACATGTGGTCGGTTCACCGGTCGCCACCAGCAATTACGAATACATCTTCGAGATCCTCGAACCGGTCCTCGACTCAGAAGGACACTTGAAGATGGCCCTGGGCGCCGCAGTTCCCCTCCGGAACCTGAGCTCTCTCTATCTCGACCCGTTAAACTCCACCAAAACCCACTACGCATGGATGCTGGATCAGAAAGGGATGCTTCTCTACAACCCTCGGCATCCCGAGATGCTCGGACACCAGATCCTCCAAAACCGCCAGGAGTGCTTCTCCTGCCACCTTAATTTCGATACGGAAGAACGGATGGTGCGCGGGGACACCGGGACGGCAACAATCAAATTCAAGAACAAGGACCGGGACCTGGTCGCCTTTACACCGATCCGGATGGGTAATCAGCATTGGTCGCTCGCCGTTTCGATCCCTTACACCGAGGCCACGGCACTCACGCGGGACAGTTTTCGCAATACGCTTCTCCTGGTCGCCTTCTTCTTCTCGATCATCATTGGAGGGGCACTGCTGGTCATGAACATGCATACCCGCAGCATCAAGGCCGAAGAGGAGGCACGGTTCACAAGACGCCAGGCGCAACTCGAGCGCCAGTTGCTGCAGTCAGAGCAGCTCGCGGGTATCGGCCGTATGACCTCCCAGATTGCCCACCAAATCAAGACGCCCCTCTCCGCCATCTCCCTGAATATCGAATATCTCGAAAAGGAAGTCCGGAAGCGCCTGCTTTCAAGCGGCGTCCCGGTGGGTGATGCTTCGCTGGAAGATCTCGAGAATGTCACCGCTTCGGTCACGACCGAGATTCAGCGTCTCGCTGCATTGATCGAAGATTATTTGAAATTTGCGCGCCTTCCCAAACCGGCCTTTCATCCCGGTTCATTGACGGAAATGTTGGAAAGCCTGGCAGCGTTTTTGGAGAAGGAAATGGGAGACCGTCATATCCAGTTGAAGATGGACGCCGGGCCTCCCACCAGCACAGAGACCCAGGACACTGACAAGATTCTGATGGACGAAAATCTTCTGTGGCAGGCCATAACCAACCTTATCCGCAACTCGGCCGAGGCTATGCCCTCCGGCGGTACGATCACACTGAGCGTGAGATTCACCGACAACGACGTCGAATTCAAGATTTCGGACGAAGGGACCGGAATCCCGGAAGACAAGCTGCCTCATATTTTTGATCCTTTCTTCACGACCAAGCCTGATGGAACGGGATTGGGACTCTCTTATGTCCAACGGATCATCGCCGAACATCACGCTTTCATCGCCTGTCAGAGCCGTCTGGGAGTGGGAACATCGTTCACGATCAACTTTCCCCGCTGGACGGACCAAATGCAGGAAGATGGAGTTTATGTTGATACTAAATCGTGATTTAAATCCACCGATTCGGGGAGCCCGCCGGCGTCGAATTCGGGAATGGGCCCCGAGACGATCCTGCACGAGGAGGGTTCTGCGACTTCTTCCCACAGTCCTTCTTCTTGGGACAGGTTTCTTCATGGCCTTGCCGGGTTTCTCGGCAGTTAATCCTGGATCCACCTCCGTGTCGCCGGATTGTTTGCTCTGTCATGCGAAATCAAAAAGCCCAGTCATCGAGGAGATGCTCAAGGACTCCGTCCACCAAGGGCTTGCTTGTACTGATTGTCATGCAGACATCCTGAGCGTTCCCCATGCGGAGAAACCTTCAGCCGTGGATTGTGGTTCCTGTCATGCCGCCGAATCGGCGGGATGGCACCAGAGCCCCCACGCGGTGAGACCGGGGGCGCCTACCTGCGCCGGCTGCCATGGCACGCATTCCATTCATGCGATTCGACCCGGGAATAATTCCGTCATCAAGCTGCAAATTGCCCAGCTCTGCGAGAGATGTCACGACCAGCAGTTTGCGAGCTACAAGACCAGCGTGCATGCCCGGGCTTTGGAAAGAGGAGACGGAGAGGCGGCCACCTGCACCGATTGCCACGGCGGGCATGCCATCCAAGGCCCCGAATCCGCAGGCTCACCGGTGGCTCCTGCCTCAGTTTCCAGCACCTGCGGCAGCTGCCACGGCGACAAAAAGGCCATGGCAACGTCCGGACTCCCCACGGACCGGGTCTCCACCTTCCGAAGCAGTTTTCACGCCGCGGCGCTGGGGATGGGCAACATGAAAGCAGCGACCTGCGCGTCTTGCCACGGCGCCCATGACATCCTGGCTTCCGCCGATCCCGCCTCGCGTACCCATCCGGCCAATCTGCCGAAGACATGCAGTCATTGCCACGCCGGTGTGAAACAGGGCTTTGCCGGGGTCAGAATCCATGTTGACGTCAGCCCGACGGGGGCACGAGCGGCCTGGTTTGTCCGAGTCTTTTACATTCTATTTATTAGCATCCTGGTCCTGGGTTTCATCGTTCACATCCTCGCCGAGCGCTTGGGGGCATTGAGAAACAAGAAGAGGGCGCTCCGCGATGTCTCTTCTGGAAAGGAAGGTGTTGAATGAAGGCCAGAGAGGGACTCGAGAAGGATAACCGCGGGTCATTGGGACAACCTGCCGCCACAATCAGCCGCCTCACGTTATGGCAAAGGTGGGAGCACGGCCTGATGGCTCTTTCTGTCACATTACTCATCCTTTCAGGGCTGGCCCTGGCATACCACGAGCAGGCTTGGGCCCGATTATTGATCCGGCTCATGGGAGGGCTCGAGGGCCGTCACTGGGTCCACCGAGCCTCCGCCATAGGGCTCCTGGTTGCAGGCTTGTTGCATTTCTCAGGGCTGATTCTCTCGGAGCGGCATCAACGTGATTTCCATGAGGTCAAGCCCCGGCTCAACGACTTCCGCGCCGCGTGGGGGGGGCTGAAATTTGCGTTTTCCGGAAGGGGTGAACCGCCTCCGTACGGTTGGTTTACTCCCATGCAGAAGCTCCAATACTGGGGGGTGCTAATCGGATGTTTGTTAATGGGAGTCTCGGGAGCACTTTTGTGGAACCCCGTCATCACTTTGAATTCCTTCCCAAAGTGGGTGCTGGACATCATGCTGGTCCTCCATGCCACGGAGGCGCAGTTCATCTTTGTGCTCTTCATCCTCTGGCATCTCTATGACGTTCACCTGGCCGGAGGAAATTTCCCGATGAATCCCGCCTGGCTCACAGGAAAAATGTCGGAGGAACTCTTCGTCCGTCAACACCGCGCCTCTATGGAAAATGCTCGCTCCAAGGAGGAGGCATGACCCGCTCGTTCTATAAGCCTCTTGTCCTCGAAGCCGTGTTTGTCGTTCTCGGGATGACTTGGCTTGTGACCCCCTCCCGGGTCCGCGCTCAGGAAGACATTCGATGCCTCACCTGTCATGGCAAGCCCGGTTTCGAAAAGACCCTGCCCTCGGGCAAGAGGCTCGAGTTATTTGTAGATCCCATGCGTCTGCGTCTCTCCGTTCACAAAGACCGAAAGTGCGTCGACTGCCATGCCGATGTTACCGAGGTCCCGCACCCCGAGATTCCTCAGAAAGTGAATTGTGGACGATGTCATTTCCTGGGCAACTCCGTAGGAGCCCCCCAGCTCGAAAGATACCTCGAGTACGGGACGAGCGTTCACGGGAAAGCCCTGGCCGAAGGGAATCCCAAGGCCCCTGTTTGTCAGGACTGCCATGGTGACCATTTCATTCTCCCCGGCTCCGACCCACGTTCTCAAGTAAACCACAAAAGCATTCCTCAGACTTGCGGGGGATGTCATCTGGAAATATACGCCCAGTACCAGGAATCCGTGCATGGACAGGCCCTGATGAAGGGGGCCAAAGATGCCCCTGTATGTACCAACTGTCATGGAGAGCACAACATCCTGAAACCCCAGGACAAGACCTCCACCGTCAACCCGGGAACGGTGGTGAACACATGCTCCAAATGCCATGCCAAAGTCGTCATCATGGAGAAATACGGCGTCAAGGCGGAGCAGGTGGCGACCTACCGCGAATCTTTCCACGGGATTGCCAACGAATTCGGGATGCTCAAGGCGGCCAATTGCGCCTCCTGCCACACGGCTCACCAGATTTATCCCGAGCAAGACCCCCGCTCAACGGTCAATTCAAAAAACATCCCGCTCACCTGCGGAAAATGTCACCCCGGGGCGAATGCCAACTTTGCCAAGGGACGAATCCATCTCAACCCCAAGGACAAATCGGCAGGAATCGTCTACTGGGTGGCCCTGGGCTTCAAGATCTTGACTCTCTCGACGCTCGCCGGTCTCCTGATCCACATTGCCCTCGACCTCTATCGTCGGTTCAAGAACCGGGGGCAGGCGGGTGAACAGAAGGAAGTTGAAGTCGCGGAGAAGTCGCAATGAGTGAAGAGAAGAGAGTCCCCCTTGAAGACAGCCTCTGGGCCCGTCAAGACACGGCCGAGACGGCCGCCCGTTTGTCCCGAAGCATTTCTGATTCAGTGACGAAGGAATTACCGAAAGGCCTCACGGAACCGCAGTTCAAGCGCCTGAAAAAGGAACTTCTGGCCTCCCTCGAAAAGGAAATGATCCTTGAAAGCCGGAGGGTCATCCGCCTCTTCCTGGAAGAGGAAGAGGCACAACAAAAGCATTTGGAGAAGAGGCGGAAGCGAAAGGCCCTCTTCGAAGAGTCCGTGGAGCGGATCAGTTTGAATCAGCGTGGCCAGCACATGATCTTACTCACCTGTACCCTGCTGCTGATCATCACCGGGCTGCCCATCAAGTTTCACGAGGCGCCCGCCGCTGAATTCATCATTCACCTCCTGGGCGGACCGAACATCACCCGTGTCCTGCATCGAATCGGCGCGATTGGGCTCACCATCGTTGGGCTCTATCATCTCTGGTACTGCATGGCCTTTGAAGAAGGGCGCCGGAATTTCGGGCTGTTGCTGCCGTCTCCGCGGGACCTCAAGGATTTTCTCCAACAGATGGGGTATTACCTCGGTCTCAAGAAAGACCGGCCGTTGTTTGATCGATTCTCGTACATCGAGAAATTTGACTATTGGGCGGTTTACTGGGGGATGGTGGTGATGATCACCTCGGGTTACATCCTGTGGTTCATGGAGACGGCCATCAACCAGTTCGGCAAGGTCGCCTATGACATTGCCCGGGAGGCCCATTCCGATGAAGGGTTACTGGCCACCCTCGCGATTATCATCTGGCATTTTTACAACGTCCATTTCAACCCCAAGAAATTTCCGGGAAGTCTGACGTGGTGGCATGGACGAATTCCGATTGAGGAATTCCGCGAAGAGCATCCGATCGAGTACGAGCGGTGGCTTGAAGCACAGAAACAAGAGGAGACTGAAATGGAGCAGGGATCCGAAGGGATTCCGGGTAGTCGATCGGTATCGGGCGGAAAAGAGAAGCCAGAGGGAGGAAGCTCCTCATGACCCGCCGGAACCTCCGCCTGTTCGCCTTGCTGGGCCTCACGGCAATCGTTGTCCTTTCGGGCTGGTTCTTTGTGGATGTGACCGCCCGCCGCTCTTCCTTTTGCAGCAACTGCCACTACATGCAGCCTTATGTGGATCAATGGAGAAGCTCGACGCACAAGAATGTCGCCTGTGTGCAATGTCATCCCACCACACGCCGCGCCATGTTTGGTCAATTCATCAAAAACGTGACGAGGACTTACAATCCACGGCCTCGGGCCTACGTGCCCGATGAAGCCTGCGCCTCCTCAGGCTGCCACGCCGGGATGCCCAAGAGCACAGCGGTCAAGTTCCTGACGGTCACCTTCCCCCACCAACCTCATTTGGGGGTCGACCGCCGAGGGATCAGACTGCATTGTGCCTCCTGCCACGGGGCCTCCAACGAGGCCGGCCATGTCTCGGTGGACAAACGCATCTGTTACCTCTGCCATTTCAAAGGACAGCCGGTGGAGGGAACTTTAACGTGGTGCGGGTCGTGTCACGGCGCCCCGACAGGGATGAGCCAGCATGCCGGGTTTATCTTTGACATGAAGGCATACGCCGCTTCCGGGGTGCAGTGCAGCCGATGCCATGTCGCGGTGCATGAGGGCCTGGGCGAAGTGTCTAGGGACAAGTGTTTCAGTTGCCACGTTTCACGGGTTGAAGCCATCTCGAACCCCAAAGCA includes:
- a CDS encoding cytochrome b/b6 domain-containing protein; protein product: MSEEKRVPLEDSLWARQDTAETAARLSRSISDSVTKELPKGLTEPQFKRLKKELLASLEKEMILESRRVIRLFLEEEEAQQKHLEKRRKRKALFEESVERISLNQRGQHMILLTCTLLLIITGLPIKFHEAPAAEFIIHLLGGPNITRVLHRIGAIGLTIVGLYHLWYCMAFEEGRRNFGLLLPSPRDLKDFLQQMGYYLGLKKDRPLFDRFSYIEKFDYWAVYWGMVVMITSGYILWFMETAINQFGKVAYDIAREAHSDEGLLATLAIIIWHFYNVHFNPKKFPGSLTWWHGRIPIEEFREEHPIEYERWLEAQKQEETEMEQGSEGIPGSRSVSGGKEKPEGGSSS
- a CDS encoding cytochrome b/b6 domain-containing protein, which translates into the protein MNIRTLSLRRLQSFCFLIPLSSLLLLLFSSAAWGAVKNSECLSCHAMEGFQSPGGKNLFVNQKLFEKSVHSFLNCTDCHSDVSKTPHPSQLAKVNCGSCHEEQQKKFEMSIHAGKIIHNPADGGNGRKAFTCADCHSPHTILPKTDLASATHHTNVPALCGTCHQNLQFVIESPMAETSKPFFAYRESIHGKSVAAGSERAAVCSDCHNAHDILPPNNPKSTIFKTNTPETCRKCHGNIYNEYSDSVHGRAVKRGVFSAPVCVDCHGIHSIKSHIDPSSNVAAQVISRSTCGQCHSGEKLSAEFGVPEKRVSSYFASYHGLESRVGSVETANCASCHGVHHILPSSDPRSTVNKANLAQTCGQCHPGASENFAKGRIHLLKGDGDAAGGRIITAVTQFYVWLIFLVVGGMIIHNAIDYFARARLRLREDLLHGKATIERIHLSGRIQHGVMLTSFILLVITGFALKFPDAQWVHSVFLGNAAVRGVVHRMAAVIFIGLALFHLYFILLTTRGRQELKAWLPRLQDVRDLPQMISYNLGLTEEHPRFDRFSYVEKMEYWALVWGTLIMVATGLALWAKTFALNYIPKWGLDVFEVVHYYEAWLATLAIIVWHLYMVLMRPGSYSSSWMWLTGKITREEMIEEHPLEWERMEREARSAGKAEKEEAPEIPQPARST
- a CDS encoding cation diffusion facilitator family transporter, with translation MDGIREKKVVALTSLVAAVLLTLFKTLVGVATGSLGILSEAAHSGLDFTAALMTYFAVSISGKPADDSHHYGHGKFESFSALFEVLLLLLTCGWIIYKAAYRLAGHRVEVEVNVWSFAVMGIAIVVDITRSKALMRVARRYGSQALEADALHFQSDIYSSLVVIFGLIFTKAGFPVGDPLAALGVSILVMIASVRLAMRSSQVLLDRAPSGVEDHIREILSSLPQVVEIRKIRVRDAGTQMFVDVTIAVNGDMSLDESHAVADESERQIAAVISNVDVTVHIEPAPHAPALNERP
- the ccsA gene encoding cytochrome c biogenesis protein CcsA codes for the protein MSRVHTGPLTEDGGAAPKKIIWPMLSCLLGMVLLALFVIPNILKSGAGFLSPGALLSLAIIFYVGSSALLISYLVRRVERLVQVAKGLILVAFIFHSGAIAAHWMVARRPPISNIFEMLISFAWALIALDYIFQRVYKLKILSSFSVPIATLAVLLSTILPTDPERTLPPALQSVWLYIHVTFAIFSYVACAIAFVASILYLVKDRVKLETFGMITQALTVSTIVGIDWLGNADTAHRHFNILLRGEFFLGLLYKGRDIAIPEMEKTYLVASLPFAGNVLRVSLLIAFIGLVLYLVKASSKTLIRVTQLGFLAQVASVVAILATTLSSSTQQMIDRIPGQVLGQFDAAALAKVATVSIKSNPFTFAGLLVALVTTLLFLILNSRHEAIVSSLPEGKLLDEVNYKVVTIAFPLLTLMIATGAFWANRTWGSYWNWDPKEVGALITWLVYAAYLHMRIVRGWAGRRAAYFAIIGFVFVLFTFIGISYLLPGLHAYA
- a CDS encoding cytochrome b/b6 domain-containing protein codes for the protein MKAREGLEKDNRGSLGQPAATISRLTLWQRWEHGLMALSVTLLILSGLALAYHEQAWARLLIRLMGGLEGRHWVHRASAIGLLVAGLLHFSGLILSERHQRDFHEVKPRLNDFRAAWGGLKFAFSGRGEPPPYGWFTPMQKLQYWGVLIGCLLMGVSGALLWNPVITLNSFPKWVLDIMLVLHATEAQFIFVLFILWHLYDVHLAGGNFPMNPAWLTGKMSEELFVRQHRASMENARSKEEA